A genomic window from Micromonospora ferruginea includes:
- a CDS encoding DNA polymerase III subunit gamma and tau: protein MALALYRKYRPRTFAEVIGQEHVTEPLSQALRSGRLNHAYLFSGPRGCGKTSSARILARSLNCEQGPTPEPCGQCESCRSLANDGAGSIDVIEIDAASHGGVDDARELREKAFFAPARSRFKIYVIDEAHMVSSAGFNALLKLVEEPPEYVKFIFATTEPEKVLGTIRSRTHHYPFRLMPPKVLRPYLEQLCEAEGVKVEPAVFPLVVRAGGGSARDSLSVLDQLIAGAGPEGVGYARAAALLGVTDSALIDEMCDALAAGDGAAAYATVDRVAEAGHDPRRFASDLLERLRDLIVLQQVPDAAAKGLIDGPADQIERMAAQAQRLGPATLSRCADIVHNGLVEMRGTTAPRLLLELICARMLLPGVDDASGGLLQRLERMERRLTLGGAEPPAAPDQGVRPAAPATGAAAAAIHPSTAGTPAAADTPTGADTGPAPVPDAPAAGPGSVAGAPVAGSDPAAGASAGGVGPVPDVPGVVPAGPTAVTDGPAPVAAVRRPQPVVMPDPATPEPPRPGAANPGALDAVAVRRVWPEVVGKVNRTNKRIAALMRDAVVRDLDGDTLVLTVKSTVLAKMMADHAAVLTDALYEELGGRWQIRCEVAGERGGATLGGPPRATARPTSPPADSPTRPDRNGPTEPAHAGRAGDDAGGQGGPGRVGGQGGQSDQGGSRGQDGRGGPGRPASGPDASGPAAAPDADEAEDWPEPARPGGATADRRPEPAGPGDAAAGADEWPEPARPGGASGNGASASGAPGNGSMSASGAPGNGSMSAAGASANGTSQGSTSAAGTAPGARATAAQPGASPTPAPTGAPVSSAIAAARAAAAGRGPRTGAGARKTADADWAGEPPYDPDFDGPVRGGAGRPGAAPAANFEGFDPGDEPLDEVIDERTARESSQEQAVRLLREAFGAEQIGEVDAR, encoded by the coding sequence GTGGCACTGGCCCTTTACCGCAAGTACCGGCCCCGTACGTTCGCCGAGGTCATCGGCCAGGAGCACGTCACCGAGCCGTTGTCGCAGGCGTTGCGCAGCGGCCGGCTCAACCACGCGTACCTCTTCTCCGGCCCCCGTGGCTGCGGCAAGACCTCCAGCGCCCGGATCCTGGCCCGCTCGCTGAACTGCGAGCAGGGCCCGACGCCCGAGCCGTGCGGCCAGTGTGAGTCGTGCCGCTCGCTGGCCAACGACGGCGCCGGCTCGATCGACGTCATCGAGATCGACGCGGCCAGCCACGGCGGTGTCGACGACGCCCGCGAGCTGCGCGAGAAGGCGTTCTTCGCGCCGGCCCGCAGCCGCTTCAAGATCTATGTCATCGACGAGGCGCACATGGTCTCGTCGGCCGGCTTCAACGCCCTGCTCAAGCTGGTCGAGGAGCCCCCGGAGTACGTCAAGTTCATCTTCGCCACCACCGAGCCGGAGAAGGTCCTCGGCACGATCAGGTCGCGGACCCACCACTACCCGTTCCGGCTGATGCCGCCGAAGGTGCTCCGCCCCTATCTGGAGCAGCTCTGCGAGGCCGAGGGCGTCAAGGTCGAGCCGGCGGTCTTCCCGCTCGTGGTGCGCGCCGGTGGCGGCAGCGCGCGGGACAGCCTCTCCGTGCTCGACCAGCTCATCGCCGGCGCCGGCCCGGAGGGGGTCGGCTACGCCCGGGCCGCCGCGCTGCTCGGCGTCACCGACTCCGCGCTGATCGACGAGATGTGCGACGCGCTGGCCGCCGGGGACGGCGCGGCCGCGTACGCGACGGTCGACCGGGTCGCCGAGGCCGGCCACGATCCGCGCCGGTTCGCCTCCGACCTGCTGGAGCGGCTGCGTGACCTGATCGTGCTCCAGCAGGTGCCGGACGCCGCCGCCAAGGGCCTGATCGACGGTCCGGCCGACCAGATCGAGCGGATGGCCGCCCAGGCCCAGCGCCTCGGCCCGGCCACGCTGTCGCGCTGCGCCGACATCGTGCACAACGGCCTGGTGGAGATGCGCGGCACCACCGCGCCCCGCCTGCTGTTGGAGCTGATCTGCGCCCGGATGCTCCTGCCCGGCGTCGACGACGCCTCCGGTGGCCTGCTCCAGCGCCTGGAGCGGATGGAGCGCCGGCTCACCCTCGGCGGCGCCGAGCCGCCCGCCGCTCCCGACCAGGGGGTACGCCCGGCGGCTCCCGCCACGGGCGCGGCTGCCGCCGCGATCCACCCGTCGACCGCCGGCACGCCGGCGGCTGCCGACACCCCGACCGGTGCCGACACCGGCCCGGCCCCTGTTCCGGATGCTCCCGCCGCGGGTCCCGGCTCGGTTGCGGGTGCTCCCGTCGCCGGCTCCGACCCGGCTGCGGGTGCCTCCGCCGGAGGTGTCGGTCCCGTGCCGGACGTCCCCGGTGTGGTCCCGGCCGGCCCGACCGCGGTTACCGACGGCCCGGCGCCGGTCGCGGCGGTCCGCCGTCCGCAGCCGGTGGTGATGCCCGACCCGGCCACGCCCGAGCCGCCCCGCCCCGGCGCGGCGAACCCGGGCGCGCTGGACGCGGTCGCGGTGCGCCGGGTCTGGCCGGAGGTGGTGGGCAAGGTCAACCGGACCAACAAGCGGATCGCCGCGCTGATGCGCGACGCCGTGGTCCGCGACCTGGACGGCGACACGCTGGTGCTGACCGTGAAGTCGACGGTGCTGGCGAAGATGATGGCGGACCACGCCGCCGTGCTGACCGACGCGCTCTACGAGGAACTGGGCGGTCGCTGGCAGATCCGCTGCGAGGTGGCCGGCGAGCGGGGCGGCGCGACGCTCGGCGGTCCGCCGCGTGCCACGGCCCGGCCGACCTCCCCGCCGGCGGACTCACCCACCCGTCCGGACCGGAACGGCCCGACCGAACCGGCCCATGCCGGACGCGCGGGCGACGACGCCGGCGGCCAGGGCGGTCCGGGCAGGGTGGGCGGCCAGGGCGGGCAGAGTGACCAGGGCGGGTCACGCGGTCAGGATGGTCGCGGTGGCCCGGGCCGGCCGGCGTCCGGACCCGACGCGTCGGGTCCGGCTGCGGCGCCCGACGCCGACGAGGCCGAGGACTGGCCCGAGCCGGCCCGGCCGGGTGGCGCGACGGCGGACCGGCGGCCGGAGCCGGCTGGACCGGGTGACGCGGCGGCCGGCGCGGACGAGTGGCCGGAGCCGGCCCGCCCGGGGGGCGCGTCCGGGAACGGCGCATCCGCGTCCGGCGCCCCGGGGAACGGCAGCATGTCCGCGTCCGGCGCCCCGGGGAACGGCAGCATGTCCGCAGCCGGCGCGTCGGCGAACGGCACGTCGCAGGGCAGCACGTCGGCGGCGGGCACCGCGCCGGGGGCGCGGGCGACCGCGGCCCAGCCGGGCGCGTCCCCGACGCCCGCACCCACCGGTGCGCCGGTGAGCAGCGCCATCGCGGCGGCACGGGCGGCCGCGGCGGGACGGGGTCCGCGTACCGGGGCGGGAGCGCGCAAGACGGCGGACGCCGACTGGGCCGGCGAGCCGCCGTACGATCCAGATTTCGACGGCCCGGTGCGCGGCGGCGCGGGACGCCCCGGCGCCGCGCCGGCGGCGAACTTCGAGGGATTCGATCCGGGCGACGAGCCGCTGGACGAGGTCATCGACGAGCGGACCGCGCGCGAGTCCAGTCAGGAGCAGGCGGTACGGCTGCTCCGCGAGGCGTTCGGCGCGGAGCAGATCGGCGAAGTGGACGCGCGGTAG
- the recR gene encoding recombination mediator RecR produces MYEGAIQDLIDELGRLPGVGPKSAQRIAFHVLSADPADVNRLAGALRKVKDLVRFCTTCYNVAESEQCRICRDPRRTDEVLCVVEEPKDVVAIERTGEFRGRYHVLGGAINPLEGIGPDNLRIRELMTRLSGGEIRELILATDPNTEGEATATYLALMVKPMGIAVTRLASGLPVGGDLEYADEITLGRAFEGRRAV; encoded by the coding sequence ATGTACGAGGGTGCCATCCAGGACCTGATCGACGAGCTGGGTCGGCTGCCGGGCGTGGGCCCGAAGAGCGCCCAGCGGATCGCGTTCCACGTCCTGTCGGCGGATCCGGCCGACGTCAACCGGCTGGCCGGCGCGCTGCGCAAGGTCAAGGACCTGGTCCGGTTCTGCACGACCTGTTACAACGTGGCCGAGTCCGAGCAGTGTCGGATCTGCCGCGACCCACGGCGTACCGACGAGGTGCTCTGCGTGGTCGAGGAGCCGAAGGACGTGGTGGCGATCGAGCGGACCGGCGAGTTCCGTGGGCGCTACCACGTGCTCGGCGGCGCGATCAATCCGCTGGAGGGCATCGGCCCGGACAACCTGCGGATCCGCGAGCTGATGACCCGGTTGAGCGGTGGCGAGATCCGCGAGCTGATCCTCGCCACCGACCCGAACACCGAGGGCGAGGCGACCGCGACCTACCTGGCGCTGATGGTCAAGCCGATGGGGATCGCGGTGACCCGGCTGGCCAGCGGCCTGCCGGTCGGCGGCGACCTGGAGTACGCCGACGAGATCACGCTGGGCCGTGCCTTCGAGGGACGCCGGGCGGTCTGA
- a CDS encoding NUDIX domain-containing protein has protein sequence MADERPLYERDPAAWQAHLAEGNARQPRKRVGADVLLRNRRGEILLVNPRYKPDWDLPGGMAEANEPPHVTAAREFREELGLELRVGSMLVVDWVAPHGPWDDSLMFVFDGGVLPGTAHLRPTDGELAEARFVALDDARALLRPYIWQRLRHAVGALADGRPRYLVGGA, from the coding sequence ATGGCCGACGAGCGTCCCCTGTACGAGCGAGATCCGGCAGCCTGGCAGGCGCATCTGGCCGAGGGCAACGCCCGGCAACCGCGCAAGCGGGTCGGCGCCGACGTGCTCCTGCGCAACCGGCGCGGCGAGATTTTGCTGGTCAACCCCCGCTACAAGCCGGACTGGGACCTACCGGGCGGCATGGCCGAGGCGAACGAACCCCCACACGTCACCGCCGCCCGGGAATTCCGCGAAGAACTCGGGCTGGAGCTGCGCGTCGGGTCGATGCTGGTGGTGGACTGGGTGGCCCCGCACGGCCCGTGGGACGACAGCCTGATGTTCGTCTTCGACGGCGGCGTGTTGCCGGGCACGGCACACCTTCGGCCGACGGACGGCGAGCTGGCCGAGGCGCGTTTCGTCGCGCTCGACGACGCGCGGGCGCTGCTTCGCCCGTACATCTGGCAGCGGTTGCGTCACGCGGTGGGCGCGCTCGCCGACGGACGCCCGAGGTATCTCGTCGGCGGCGCGTGA
- a CDS encoding ABC transporter permease subunit, with the protein MSGYGFRHAARMERIKLTSVRSTWWLAAGAVLSMAAAGVGVGLGYRAHTPVATTAQILNNSLSGAILAQLLLGALGVLAVTGEYGTGMIRSTFAAVPRRRTVLAAKVAVGGCAALSVGLLASFAGYLGGQVAIRGTAIPTASLGDPRVLRAVLLTGGYLAATALIGVGIGTVVRHSGAGIGTLFALVFVPSFAVGLFGADGIAVGRFVPLLMLLNSVAVMTPTPGLFGGWTSVLLMCGYAALAILGGGLLLRRRDA; encoded by the coding sequence ATGAGCGGCTACGGATTCCGGCACGCGGCCCGGATGGAACGGATCAAGCTGACCAGCGTCCGGTCGACGTGGTGGCTGGCGGCCGGCGCGGTGCTCTCGATGGCGGCAGCAGGCGTCGGGGTGGGACTCGGCTACCGCGCCCACACGCCGGTGGCCACCACCGCCCAGATCCTCAACAACAGCCTGAGCGGCGCCATCCTGGCCCAACTCCTGCTCGGCGCGCTCGGCGTCCTCGCGGTGACCGGCGAGTACGGCACCGGGATGATCCGCTCGACGTTCGCCGCCGTCCCGCGACGCCGGACCGTCCTGGCCGCGAAGGTCGCCGTCGGCGGTTGCGCGGCGCTCAGCGTCGGCCTGCTCGCCAGCTTCGCCGGCTACCTGGGCGGGCAGGTCGCGATCCGCGGCACCGCCATCCCGACCGCCTCCCTGGGCGACCCGCGGGTCCTGCGCGCGGTCCTGCTCACCGGCGGCTACCTGGCCGCCACCGCGCTGATCGGGGTGGGCATCGGGACTGTCGTACGGCACTCCGGCGCCGGGATCGGCACGCTGTTCGCGCTGGTGTTCGTCCCGTCGTTCGCGGTCGGCCTGTTCGGCGCGGACGGCATCGCGGTCGGCCGCTTCGTCCCGCTGCTGATGCTGCTCAACTCGGTCGCGGTGATGACGCCGACCCCCGGGCTGTTCGGCGGCTGGACCAGCGTGCTGCTGATGTGCGGGTACGCGGCCCTGGCGATCCTCGGCGGCGGCCTCCTGCTCCGCCGGCGCGACGCGTGA
- a CDS encoding response regulator transcription factor, translating to MRVVIAEDAAMMREGLVRLLTDRGFEVCAAVADADALRSATAAHLPDVAVVDIRMPPTHTDEGLRAAIDIRRDHPGVGVLVFSQYVETRYATRLLADRPTGVGYLLKDRVADVADFVDALTRVASGGTALDPEVVGHLMRAGQRTTGVASLTPREREVLSLMAEGRSNAGIASALVITPGVVEKHVANIFAKLGLPSSDTDNRRVLAVLRHLRG from the coding sequence ATGCGGGTGGTGATCGCGGAGGACGCCGCGATGATGCGCGAAGGGCTGGTCCGGCTGCTCACCGACCGTGGCTTCGAGGTGTGCGCCGCGGTGGCCGACGCCGACGCGCTGCGCTCCGCGACCGCCGCCCACCTGCCGGACGTGGCGGTGGTCGACATCCGGATGCCACCGACGCACACCGACGAAGGGCTGCGTGCCGCGATCGACATCCGGCGCGACCATCCCGGCGTCGGCGTGCTGGTCTTCTCCCAGTACGTGGAGACCCGGTACGCGACCCGGCTGCTCGCCGACCGGCCGACCGGCGTCGGCTACCTGCTCAAGGACCGCGTCGCCGACGTCGCCGACTTCGTGGACGCGCTGACCCGGGTGGCGTCCGGCGGCACCGCGCTGGACCCGGAGGTGGTCGGCCACCTGATGCGGGCCGGGCAGCGCACGACGGGGGTGGCGTCGCTGACCCCACGGGAGCGCGAGGTGCTGTCGCTGATGGCCGAGGGGCGCTCGAATGCCGGCATCGCGTCGGCGCTGGTCATCACGCCCGGGGTGGTGGAGAAGCACGTGGCGAACATCTTCGCCAAGCTGGGCCTGCCGTCGTCGGACACCGACAACCGCAGGGTCCTGGCCGTCCTGCGCCACCTCCGCGGCTGA
- a CDS encoding YbaB/EbfC family nucleoid-associated protein, with amino-acid sequence MQQMLKQAQKMQQQIANAQAELAEAELTGTAGGGLVTATVAGTGELKGIKIDPKAVDPEDVETLEDLVVAAVHNAAEAARELTEKKMGPVAGGMGGLGLPGF; translated from the coding sequence ATGCAGCAGATGCTGAAGCAGGCGCAGAAGATGCAGCAGCAGATCGCCAACGCCCAGGCCGAGCTGGCCGAGGCGGAGCTGACCGGGACCGCGGGCGGTGGCCTGGTGACGGCCACCGTCGCCGGCACCGGTGAGCTGAAGGGGATCAAGATCGACCCGAAGGCGGTCGACCCGGAGGACGTGGAGACCCTGGAGGATCTGGTCGTCGCGGCCGTGCACAACGCCGCCGAGGCGGCCCGGGAGCTGACCGAGAAGAAGATGGGCCCGGTCGCGGGCGGGATGGGCGGCCTCGGCCTGCCCGGTTTCTGA
- a CDS encoding glycosyl hydrolase, with amino-acid sequence MIQRTRTRACLAGAAAAVTALATALVTTPPAQAAAGACSVTWQVTNEWSGGATTNVTITNTGAAVNGWTLGWAFPGNQVIGDMWNATKTQSGANATATNVSYNAGLPAGGTVSFGFNVTYTGSNAAPSAFTLNGASCGDTTPPSPTGSPTPSPTGSPSPSPTASPDPTTTPSGNLALNRPVTASSTESPNAAAQAVDGNGGTRWSSLYADPQWIQVDLGATYPINTVRLRWEAAYGRAYQIQTSTDGTTWTPVFSTTTGDGGTDDVTPAGASGRYVRMSGTARGTAWGYSLYEFEVYAVKPPTPPGPDCGQAPADPQANSKARNLICYLRTHTYVSGQTDLPDADKVQQLTGRYPAIVAFDFMEYTKGSIQTQQVIDWAKARNGIVAFQWHWYCPRGGNYSAPCDFQPDLSNPSSQLYKDIDLVVRELKKMGDAGVPVLFRPLHEANNNYMWWAKKGQDAYKQLWRLIYQRAQLAGAHNIVWVFNGMASGQGTSLASWYPGDGYVDLVTSDYFQSSSDFATTKAVSGAKTTGVAETFSPLNPNSDPAWPYFVVWASRDWNGSGKDVAGLWRTAMSNPRTISIDQLPDMSAW; translated from the coding sequence ATGATCCAGCGCACCCGCACGCGGGCGTGCCTGGCCGGGGCGGCGGCAGCCGTCACCGCGCTGGCCACCGCCCTCGTCACCACGCCACCCGCCCAGGCCGCCGCCGGGGCATGCTCGGTGACCTGGCAGGTCACCAACGAATGGAGCGGCGGCGCCACCACCAACGTCACCATCACCAACACCGGCGCCGCCGTGAACGGCTGGACGCTGGGCTGGGCGTTCCCCGGCAACCAGGTGATCGGCGACATGTGGAACGCCACGAAGACGCAGTCCGGCGCGAACGCCACCGCCACGAACGTCTCCTACAACGCGGGCCTCCCGGCCGGCGGCACGGTCAGCTTCGGCTTCAACGTCACCTACACCGGGTCGAACGCGGCCCCGAGCGCGTTCACGCTCAACGGCGCGAGCTGCGGCGACACCACGCCGCCCAGCCCGACCGGCAGCCCCACGCCGAGCCCGACCGGCAGCCCGAGCCCGAGCCCGACGGCGAGCCCCGACCCGACCACCACACCCAGCGGCAACCTCGCGCTGAACCGGCCGGTCACCGCGTCGTCCACGGAGAGCCCGAACGCCGCCGCCCAGGCGGTCGACGGCAACGGCGGTACGCGCTGGTCCAGCCTCTACGCCGACCCGCAGTGGATCCAGGTCGACCTCGGCGCCACGTACCCGATCAACACGGTGCGGCTGCGCTGGGAGGCCGCCTACGGCAGGGCGTACCAGATCCAGACGTCGACGGACGGCACCACCTGGACCCCGGTGTTCAGCACCACCACCGGCGACGGCGGCACCGACGACGTGACGCCGGCCGGCGCGAGCGGCCGGTACGTGCGGATGTCCGGCACCGCCCGCGGCACCGCCTGGGGCTACTCGCTCTACGAGTTCGAGGTGTACGCGGTGAAGCCGCCCACCCCGCCCGGCCCGGACTGCGGTCAGGCCCCGGCCGACCCGCAGGCGAACTCGAAGGCCCGCAACCTGATCTGCTACCTGCGCACCCACACCTACGTCAGCGGCCAGACCGACCTGCCGGACGCGGACAAGGTGCAGCAACTGACCGGCCGCTACCCGGCGATCGTGGCGTTCGACTTCATGGAGTACACCAAGGGCAGCATCCAGACCCAGCAGGTCATCGACTGGGCGAAGGCGCGCAACGGCATCGTCGCGTTCCAGTGGCACTGGTACTGCCCGCGCGGCGGCAACTACTCCGCGCCGTGCGACTTCCAGCCCGACCTGAGCAACCCGTCGTCCCAGCTCTACAAGGACATCGACCTGGTGGTGCGGGAGCTGAAGAAGATGGGCGACGCCGGCGTGCCGGTGCTGTTCCGCCCGCTGCACGAGGCGAACAACAACTACATGTGGTGGGCGAAGAAGGGCCAGGACGCCTACAAGCAGCTCTGGCGGCTGATCTACCAGCGGGCCCAGCTCGCCGGCGCGCACAACATCGTCTGGGTGTTCAACGGCATGGCCAGCGGCCAGGGCACCTCGCTCGCGTCCTGGTACCCGGGCGACGGCTACGTCGACCTGGTCACCTCCGACTACTTCCAGAGCAGCAGCGACTTCGCCACCACCAAGGCGGTCAGCGGCGCCAAGACCACCGGCGTGGCGGAGACGTTCAGCCCGCTCAACCCGAACTCCGACCCCGCGTGGCCGTACTTCGTGGTCTGGGCGTCGCGCGACTGGAACGGCAGCGGCAAGGACGTGGCCGGGCTGTGGCGCACCGCGATGTCCAACCCGAGGACCATCTCGATCGACCAACTTCCCGACATGTCCGCGTGGTGA
- a CDS encoding TolB family protein, producing MVLGATLSLTAALAPAPSGAAPARQPDPTTTRISVSSDQAQANERSSSSSSSRTGRYVSFASRASNLVPGDTNGVDDVFVRDRATATTSRVSVSSAGVEGDAYSTGPAISGTGRYVAFISAASNLVPGDTNGVIDVFVRDRVASTTVRVSVPAGGGQGNGDSTVPSISQDGRYVAFSSFASNLVPGDTNGFADLFVRDLLHGTTSRVSVPAAGGQANGLSGFSSSTISGDGRWVVFLSTASNLVPGDTNDAPDIFLRDRWRAVTSRISVSSTGEQGDGVSSGPAISADGRFAAFSSWSSNLVPGDTNGVEDVFVRDLAAGVTRRVSLTAGGVQGNRSSSQPAISGDGRGVAFVSGSSNLVPGDTNGAEDVFLARWRTGTTTRLSVSAEGAQADSFSNDPSIDHRGRYVSFTSYASNLVPGDTNGMLDVFVADAG from the coding sequence GTGGTTCTCGGGGCCACCCTGTCCCTGACCGCAGCGCTGGCGCCCGCGCCCTCGGGTGCCGCCCCGGCGCGCCAACCCGATCCGACGACGACCCGGATCAGCGTCTCCAGCGACCAGGCCCAGGCGAACGAGCGCAGCTCCAGCAGCAGCTCGTCGCGCACCGGGCGCTACGTCTCCTTCGCCTCCCGCGCGTCGAACCTGGTGCCGGGCGACACCAACGGCGTCGACGACGTCTTCGTCCGGGACCGGGCGACGGCGACCACCAGCCGGGTCAGCGTCTCCAGCGCCGGCGTCGAGGGCGACGCCTACAGCACCGGCCCGGCGATCAGTGGCACCGGCCGGTACGTCGCCTTCATCTCGGCGGCGTCGAACCTGGTGCCGGGAGACACCAACGGCGTGATCGACGTCTTCGTCCGGGACCGGGTCGCGTCCACCACCGTCCGGGTGAGCGTGCCCGCCGGCGGTGGGCAGGGCAACGGCGACAGCACCGTGCCGAGCATCAGCCAGGACGGCCGGTACGTCGCCTTCAGCTCGTTCGCCAGCAATCTGGTGCCGGGGGACACCAACGGGTTCGCCGACCTGTTCGTCCGGGACCTGCTGCACGGCACCACCAGCCGGGTCAGCGTCCCCGCCGCGGGCGGCCAGGCCAACGGCCTGAGCGGTTTCTCGTCGTCGACGATCAGCGGCGACGGCCGGTGGGTGGTCTTTCTGTCGACGGCGTCGAACCTGGTGCCCGGCGACACCAACGACGCACCGGACATCTTCCTGCGCGACCGGTGGCGGGCGGTCACCTCCCGGATCAGCGTCTCCTCCACCGGGGAGCAGGGCGACGGTGTGAGCAGCGGTCCGGCGATCAGTGCCGACGGCCGGTTCGCCGCGTTCAGTTCCTGGTCGTCGAACCTGGTGCCGGGCGACACCAACGGCGTCGAGGACGTCTTCGTCCGGGACCTGGCCGCCGGCGTGACCCGTCGGGTGAGCCTGACCGCCGGCGGCGTCCAGGGCAATCGCAGCAGCAGCCAGCCCGCGATCAGCGGCGACGGGAGGGGGGTCGCGTTCGTCTCGGGGTCGTCCAACCTGGTGCCGGGGGACACCAACGGGGCCGAGGACGTCTTCCTGGCCCGGTGGCGGACCGGGACGACCACCCGGCTGAGCGTCTCGGCCGAGGGTGCCCAGGCCGACAGCTTCAGCAACGATCCCTCGATCGACCACCGGGGGCGGTACGTGTCGTTCACCTCGTACGCGTCGAACCTGGTGCCCGGCGACACCAACGGCATGCTCGACGTCTTCGTCGCCGACGCCGGCTGA
- a CDS encoding ABC transporter ATP-binding protein, with product MIELRELTKRYGGRTAVDGLSVRVQPGVVTGFLGPNGSGKSTTMRMILGLDAPDHGEALVGGVRYRDLTWPLRTVGALLDTGAFHPGRSARAHLSALAASNDIPATRVERVLRVVGLSDVADRRAGTYSLGMRQRLGVAVALLGDPAVLLLDEPVNGLDPEGIRWIRDLLRGLAAEGRTVFVSSHLIAETALTADRLVVIGRGRLLAETTVAELATGGDTLEDAFFRLTSPVTDHHGTDV from the coding sequence GTGATCGAACTACGTGAACTGACCAAACGGTACGGCGGTCGGACCGCCGTCGACGGGTTGAGCGTCCGGGTCCAGCCGGGCGTGGTGACCGGCTTCCTCGGCCCGAACGGATCCGGCAAGTCCACGACCATGCGGATGATCCTCGGCCTGGACGCCCCGGACCACGGCGAGGCACTGGTCGGTGGCGTCCGTTACCGGGACCTGACCTGGCCGCTGCGGACCGTCGGCGCGCTGCTCGACACCGGGGCGTTCCACCCCGGCCGCAGCGCCCGCGCGCACCTGTCCGCGCTGGCCGCGAGCAACGACATCCCCGCGACCCGGGTCGAGCGGGTGCTGCGCGTGGTCGGCCTGTCCGACGTGGCGGACCGGCGCGCCGGCACCTACTCGCTCGGCATGCGGCAACGGCTCGGGGTCGCGGTGGCGCTGCTCGGCGACCCGGCTGTCCTGCTGCTCGACGAGCCGGTCAACGGCCTCGACCCGGAGGGCATCCGGTGGATCCGGGACCTGCTGCGCGGGCTCGCCGCCGAGGGCCGGACCGTGTTCGTGTCCAGTCACCTGATCGCCGAGACGGCGCTGACCGCGGACCGGCTGGTGGTGATCGGCCGGGGCCGGCTGCTGGCCGAGACGACCGTCGCCGAACTCGCCACCGGCGGCGACACCCTGGAGGACGCGTTCTTCCGGCTCACCTCGCCGGTCACCGACCACCACGGAACGGACGTGTGA
- a CDS encoding sensor histidine kinase: MTALRAPFTGSALRRAAFCLVGVVSAVAVLAVPALVPALGALILWATGGTSRQPAPAVAPIFLVLFPLTVALLVVLAAPAGRATGAVHRRIAGRLLGVHVDAPPPRPSHRIGALVADGPGWRAVGYGLLKVPLAIPQGYGLFCYLLGPVNLSYPLWWPLFRNHPPGTRLGPVWALTPFGLLGARTFAGTFLIAAAGLAMLLVAPWLMRAGTAPDLAAMRWLLGPRRLAQRVRELQASRARAIDDAASMMRRLERDLHDGAQIRLATLAMNLGMATEKLGADGPPPDLAQARELVALAHRGAKDALADLRDLVRGIHPPVLDNGLGDALATLATGSAVPVTVTVDLPDRPAPAIETIAYFCAAELLANAAKHSRATRIRLGVVGPGERLTLTVQDDGAGGADPDGPGLAGLARRVGVVDGRMRVHSPTGGPTRVEIDLPTRA, encoded by the coding sequence ATGACCGCGCTGCGCGCCCCGTTCACCGGGTCGGCCCTGCGCCGGGCGGCGTTCTGCCTGGTCGGCGTGGTCAGCGCGGTCGCCGTCCTGGCGGTGCCGGCGCTGGTGCCGGCCCTGGGCGCCCTCATCCTCTGGGCCACCGGAGGCACGTCCCGGCAACCCGCGCCGGCCGTCGCGCCGATCTTCCTCGTGCTGTTCCCGCTCACCGTCGCGCTACTGGTCGTGCTGGCCGCCCCGGCCGGGCGCGCGACTGGCGCGGTGCACCGCCGGATCGCCGGCCGGCTGCTCGGCGTACACGTGGATGCCCCGCCACCGCGGCCGTCGCACCGGATCGGCGCGCTGGTCGCCGACGGGCCCGGCTGGCGCGCCGTCGGCTACGGCCTGCTCAAGGTGCCGCTGGCCATCCCCCAGGGGTACGGCCTGTTCTGCTACCTGCTCGGCCCGGTCAACCTCAGCTACCCGCTGTGGTGGCCGCTGTTCCGCAACCACCCGCCCGGCACCCGCCTCGGCCCGGTGTGGGCGCTGACGCCGTTCGGCCTCCTCGGCGCGCGGACGTTCGCCGGCACGTTCCTCATCGCCGCCGCCGGACTGGCCATGCTGCTGGTCGCGCCGTGGCTGATGCGCGCCGGCACGGCACCGGACCTGGCCGCGATGCGGTGGCTGCTCGGCCCGCGCCGACTCGCCCAACGGGTACGCGAACTCCAGGCCAGCCGCGCCCGGGCGATCGACGACGCGGCCAGCATGATGCGCCGGCTGGAACGGGACCTGCACGACGGCGCGCAGATCCGGCTGGCCACGCTCGCGATGAACCTCGGCATGGCCACCGAGAAGCTCGGCGCCGACGGTCCGCCGCCCGACCTGGCGCAGGCCCGCGAGTTGGTCGCGCTCGCCCACCGGGGCGCGAAGGACGCGCTCGCCGACCTGCGTGACCTGGTGCGCGGGATCCACCCACCGGTCCTCGACAACGGGCTCGGCGACGCGCTGGCGACGCTCGCCACCGGCAGCGCCGTCCCGGTGACCGTCACCGTCGACCTGCCCGACCGGCCGGCGCCCGCGATCGAGACCATCGCCTACTTCTGCGCCGCCGAACTGCTCGCCAACGCGGCCAAGCACAGCCGGGCGACGCGGATCCGGCTCGGCGTCGTCGGGCCCGGTGAGCGCCTGACGCTGACCGTCCAGGACGACGGCGCCGGCGGCGCGGACCCGGATGGCCCCGGCCTGGCCGGGCTGGCCCGCCGCGTCGGCGTGGTGGACGGGCGGATGCGCGTGCACAGCCCGACCGGCGGCCCGACCAGGGTCGAGATCGACCTGCCCACACGGGCGTGA